From Acinetobacter lwoffii, a single genomic window includes:
- the rbtA gene encoding rhombotarget A has product MLKKSIGIALLCIAGQSYSADIIVTTTEDIEKDDKDCSLREAVEYVNRGLAKSGFMGCGGENSSSTIILKEKNTYVLNQHIAIKKSLTIRAVAESDGEFSTDEKALGLHNAHIQMKGTDNLFRINSTDTLVQLNLKELDLEGCGKTSCAEQGGLIYNKGQLILEYNRLFNAAANLGGAIYNAGKFGQNLTSRAQIKNSLIENNKAQRGGILYSELPAFLIYQSVLKNNQTLDNSATNIYSAGQFADSSKDQGISGEVLSSTILKNKGVFINVLDGMGLNNLTIVDNENTALNIHAPYGRAYVANSIILRNGTQDCQIITGDKSVSQNNLLTASCGVGDAVAPNQFWNGTRLFAESSDKSEGICQTLQENNNAILCPYSVPKGQFLGYMRPRILLNYILVSESPIVNRGTGLSLANPTVACEAADQRGINRLMDNLFCDRGAVEITIPISGSLVGQDLLKGEIAKFSIESYLGDSDLIPKEQCNAIVGQNPTGEPWQDGCLKVVQTKTASKGKTIIDIHGNVVYTPDSTWHGADIFELQVVTSSTRFNKSKPYLTITTQIVQEPKNEMEDKAVKTSGGSWGGGGLLILLGLIGLRRGLKD; this is encoded by the coding sequence ATGCTCAAGAAGAGCATAGGCATAGCTTTGCTATGTATAGCGGGGCAGTCGTATAGTGCAGATATTATTGTAACCACTACAGAAGATATTGAAAAAGATGACAAGGACTGTTCACTTCGAGAAGCTGTTGAGTATGTTAACCGTGGCTTAGCTAAATCAGGTTTTATGGGGTGTGGTGGGGAGAACTCATCCAGTACCATTATTTTAAAAGAAAAAAATACCTATGTGTTGAACCAGCATATCGCGATTAAAAAATCTCTTACCATCCGTGCGGTCGCAGAAAGTGATGGCGAATTCAGTACGGATGAAAAAGCATTAGGCTTGCATAATGCTCATATTCAAATGAAAGGTACTGATAACCTTTTCCGGATCAACAGTACAGATACATTGGTTCAGTTAAATTTGAAAGAACTGGATCTTGAAGGCTGTGGTAAAACCAGTTGTGCTGAACAAGGTGGCCTAATTTATAATAAAGGTCAGCTAATTCTAGAATATAACCGTCTATTTAATGCTGCTGCCAACTTGGGTGGGGCAATTTATAATGCTGGCAAGTTTGGTCAGAACTTAACAAGCCGTGCACAAATTAAAAATAGTCTGATCGAAAATAATAAAGCCCAACGAGGCGGGATCCTGTATAGCGAGCTACCTGCTTTCCTCATTTATCAAAGTGTACTTAAAAATAATCAGACACTGGATAATTCCGCGACCAATATTTATAGCGCGGGACAGTTTGCTGACTCCAGTAAAGATCAAGGTATTAGTGGGGAGGTATTAAGTAGTACGATACTAAAAAATAAGGGTGTATTTATTAATGTCCTGGACGGGATGGGATTGAATAATCTCACCATAGTTGACAATGAAAATACTGCTTTAAATATCCATGCACCGTATGGAAGAGCTTATGTAGCGAATAGTATTATTTTAAGAAATGGTACACAGGATTGCCAAATTATCACTGGTGATAAGTCTGTGTCGCAAAATAATCTGCTGACAGCCTCGTGTGGTGTAGGGGATGCCGTCGCGCCGAACCAGTTCTGGAATGGTACACGACTTTTTGCTGAATCCTCAGATAAAAGTGAAGGTATTTGTCAGACCCTACAAGAAAATAATAATGCCATACTTTGTCCATATAGCGTTCCTAAAGGACAATTTCTCGGTTATATGCGCCCACGAATTTTGTTGAACTATATCCTTGTGAGTGAATCACCGATTGTGAATAGAGGCACAGGATTGAGTTTAGCAAATCCAACGGTAGCATGTGAAGCGGCAGATCAGCGCGGGATCAACCGTTTGATGGATAATCTGTTTTGTGATCGTGGTGCTGTTGAAATCACGATACCAATCTCAGGCAGTCTGGTGGGACAAGATCTGTTAAAGGGTGAAATTGCCAAGTTTTCAATTGAATCTTATCTGGGAGATAGTGATTTAATTCCAAAAGAACAGTGTAATGCCATTGTTGGTCAGAATCCGACGGGGGAGCCTTGGCAAGATGGCTGTTTGAAAGTGGTACAAACCAAAACAGCTTCCAAGGGTAAAACAATCATCGATATTCATGGCAATGTCGTTTATACCCCGGATTCTACCTGGCATGGAGCAGATATTTTCGAACTACAAGTGGTGACCTCATCGACACGGTTTAATAAAAGTAAACCTTATTTGACTATTACTACTCAAATTGTTCAGGAGCCAAAAAATGAAATGGAAGACAAAGCAGTCAAAACTTCAGGCGGCTCATGGGGTGGTGGTGGGCTACTGATTTTACTCGGATTAATAGGTTTACGCCGTGGATTAAAAGATTAA
- the hda gene encoding DnaA regulatory inactivator Hda yields MRQLQLDIEPQLDARISDFSGPGWGHVIDAVRQLHAGLINQFYVYGGAGTGKSHLLSAICDSYLEVGKSAIQVSLLELLDAPTEAITSLDRFDLVALDDIEAISGVPHWQRAVFHLINYNNEGGGQLVFSSRFAPIELKLELPDLQSRLTQAVSTRVPSGSLYADRYALVSSVLARRGIHLDPQIFDYLLSHGPHQTSVLLQRLEQIIQLLKGEKLKVSNANLRQIYALIDEYR; encoded by the coding sequence ATGCGTCAATTGCAGTTAGATATAGAACCTCAGCTCGATGCCCGAATCAGTGATTTTTCAGGGCCGGGTTGGGGGCATGTCATTGATGCTGTCCGTCAATTACATGCAGGCCTGATCAACCAATTTTATGTCTATGGGGGAGCCGGTACAGGTAAAAGTCATTTGTTGTCTGCCATCTGTGACTCTTATCTGGAAGTAGGTAAATCTGCAATTCAGGTATCTTTGCTTGAGCTTTTAGATGCACCGACTGAGGCGATTACTTCTCTAGATCGTTTTGATCTGGTAGCACTTGATGATATCGAAGCGATTAGTGGCGTACCCCATTGGCAACGCGCAGTATTTCACTTGATTAATTATAATAATGAAGGTGGTGGGCAGTTGGTGTTTTCGTCACGTTTTGCACCTATCGAACTCAAACTCGAATTGCCAGATTTACAATCCCGTCTCACGCAGGCGGTCAGTACCCGTGTTCCGAGTGGCAGTTTGTATGCTGATCGCTATGCGCTGGTTTCCTCGGTACTCGCTCGTCGTGGGATCCATTTAGACCCTCAAATCTTTGACTATTTACTCAGCCATGGGCCACATCAAACTTCAGTGCTGCTTCAAAGATTAGAGCAGATTATTCAACTACTTAAAGGGGAAAAGTTAAAAGTTAGCAATGCTAATTTGCGGCAGATATATGCCTTGATTGACGAATATCGGTAA
- the cxpE gene encoding chloramphenicol efflux transporter CxpE produces MVDRTLRRILILAGIALILWVLYLLKPVVVPFVAAFLIAYLFSPLVNVLHRIGLARWLSISIVFIGIGIVVTLVMWYLVPLVWQQLMYARDSIPAGIHWINYTFLPWLSDSFNLVPMEIDTDQISSVVMDYVQTNYSADSIQAMLLKLAQSGLNFIQIGGTIVLIPIIAFYFLLDWDRMLDSLRRLIPRPYEKTTLNIVSECHSVLGAFVKGQFLVMVLLGVVYAVGLQLIGLEIGLIIGMIAGLCSIIPYLGFAVGIIAAVIATFFQFGIDWWQLVLVGIVFMVGQAVEGYILQPFLLGDKIGLSPVAVVFAVLAGAQLAGFLGMLIALPVAAVIVVLLRHIREYYEHTPFYGDRAVIIQDASTGSINIETADLDVDIEMKKPQKKPLQAEENSSKIHDPHRKDS; encoded by the coding sequence ATGGTCGATCGTACTTTACGGCGCATTCTTATACTTGCTGGTATAGCATTGATACTTTGGGTTTTATATCTGCTTAAACCAGTTGTAGTTCCTTTTGTTGCAGCTTTTCTAATTGCTTATTTATTTAGCCCCTTGGTTAATGTTTTGCACCGCATTGGGCTGGCTCGATGGCTCTCGATCAGTATCGTATTTATCGGGATTGGGATCGTGGTTACATTGGTGATGTGGTATCTGGTGCCACTAGTCTGGCAGCAGCTGATGTATGCGCGTGATAGCATTCCGGCCGGGATTCACTGGATCAATTACACGTTCCTACCTTGGCTTTCTGATAGCTTTAATCTGGTTCCGATGGAGATCGATACTGACCAGATTTCCTCAGTAGTAATGGACTATGTCCAGACCAATTATAGTGCTGACAGTATTCAGGCAATGCTGCTGAAACTGGCACAATCTGGTCTGAACTTTATCCAGATTGGTGGCACGATTGTCCTGATTCCGATTATTGCCTTTTATTTCTTGCTGGATTGGGATCGTATGCTGGACAGCTTACGCCGCCTGATTCCCCGTCCTTATGAAAAAACAACCTTAAATATTGTGAGTGAATGTCATAGTGTCTTAGGTGCCTTTGTCAAAGGTCAGTTCCTGGTCATGGTTCTGTTGGGCGTGGTTTATGCAGTGGGACTGCAACTGATTGGCCTGGAGATTGGCTTGATCATCGGGATGATTGCCGGATTGTGCAGTATCATTCCGTATCTTGGTTTTGCGGTTGGAATTATTGCCGCAGTCATTGCAACCTTTTTCCAATTTGGAATCGACTGGTGGCAGCTGGTACTGGTGGGGATTGTATTCATGGTGGGTCAGGCCGTCGAAGGCTATATTCTGCAACCGTTCTTGCTAGGTGATAAAATCGGTCTTTCTCCTGTAGCTGTAGTGTTTGCAGTTCTGGCAGGTGCACAACTGGCCGGTTTCTTGGGCATGCTGATTGCCTTACCGGTGGCAGCCGTGATTGTGGTACTGCTGCGGCATATCCGTGAGTATTATGAACATACGCCATTTTATGGTGATCGGGCTGTTATCATACAAGATGCCTCTACCGGTTCAATCAATATTGAAACAGCAGACTTAGATGTTGATATTGAAATGAAAAAGCCACAGAAAAAACCGCTGCAAGCAGAGGAGAACTCAAGTAAAATTCACGATCCACATCGTAAAGACTCATAA
- the purM gene encoding phosphoribosylformylglycinamidine cyclo-ligase, producing MSNSTSTPNTGLSYKDAGVDIEAGDALVDRIKSVAKRTSRPEVMGGLGGFGALCKIPKGYEEPVLVSGTDGVGTKLRLALNLNRHDTIGQDLVAMCVNDLLVCGAEPLFFLDYYATGHLNVDVAANVVTGIGAGCELAGCALVGGETAEMPGMYEGEDYDLAGFCVGVVEQSKIIDGSKVKAGDVLIGVASSGAHSNGYSLLRKILDVKNVDLNQIVDGRPLADAAMEPTRIYVKPILELLKHVDVHAMAHITGGGLPGNLPRVLPNGAQALVNESSWEWPELFKLLQREGGVEQFEMYRTFNCGVGMVLVVDAADADKTVELLNQLGENAWAMGQIQDNAESVAGADEKIRVIFA from the coding sequence ATGAGCAACTCAACTTCTACCCCAAACACTGGTTTAAGCTACAAAGATGCAGGTGTCGACATTGAGGCGGGCGACGCGTTAGTCGATCGTATCAAATCTGTCGCTAAGCGTACCTCACGTCCCGAAGTTATGGGCGGTCTAGGTGGCTTTGGTGCACTTTGTAAAATTCCTAAAGGTTATGAAGAACCTGTTCTCGTATCTGGCACAGATGGTGTTGGTACAAAATTACGTCTGGCACTGAATTTGAACCGTCATGACACAATTGGTCAAGACCTGGTTGCAATGTGCGTGAATGACCTTCTTGTCTGTGGTGCTGAGCCACTGTTCTTCCTTGATTATTATGCAACTGGTCACTTAAATGTTGATGTTGCTGCAAATGTAGTCACTGGTATTGGCGCTGGTTGTGAACTTGCTGGCTGTGCATTAGTTGGCGGTGAAACTGCTGAAATGCCAGGCATGTATGAAGGCGAAGATTACGATCTTGCAGGTTTCTGTGTCGGTGTTGTTGAGCAAAGCAAAATTATTGATGGCTCTAAAGTCAAAGCGGGTGACGTTTTAATTGGTGTAGCTTCTTCAGGTGCGCACTCAAACGGCTACTCACTGCTTCGTAAAATTTTAGACGTGAAAAACGTTGATCTAAATCAAATCGTGGATGGTCGCCCACTTGCAGATGCTGCAATGGAACCAACACGCATTTATGTGAAACCAATTCTTGAACTGTTAAAACACGTTGATGTGCATGCGATGGCACACATCACTGGTGGTGGTTTACCAGGCAACTTACCTCGCGTACTTCCAAACGGTGCTCAAGCGTTGGTAAATGAATCTTCTTGGGAATGGCCTGAGCTATTCAAGCTTCTACAACGTGAAGGCGGCGTAGAACAGTTTGAAATGTACCGTACTTTCAACTGTGGCGTCGGCATGGTGCTGGTTGTTGATGCAGCTGATGCAGACAAAACTGTTGAACTACTTAACCAGCTTGGCGAAAATGCATGGGCGATGGGTCAGATTCAAGACAATGCTGAATCAGTTGCAGGTGCAGACGAAAAAATTCGTGTGATCTTTGCGTAA
- the purN gene encoding phosphoribosylglycinamide formyltransferase: protein MIKIAVLVSGSGSNLQALIDANLSGQIVGVISNKPEAFALTRAQQADIQTAVIEHKQYPNREAFDDVMHQQLSDWDVDLVVLAGFMRILSEKFVKAWEGKMLNIHPSLLPHYKGMHTHQRVLNTGDVLHGCTVHYVTAELDAGQALAQGVLKVSHHDTVESLATRVHTLEHVIYPQVVEWICSGTIQHTEDGVLYRNEKMQAPVQFCKF from the coding sequence ATGATTAAAATTGCTGTACTTGTTTCAGGTAGTGGATCAAATCTGCAAGCCTTGATTGATGCCAATCTTTCAGGGCAAATTGTGGGCGTAATTTCCAATAAACCTGAAGCCTTTGCTTTAACGCGTGCACAACAGGCAGACATTCAGACTGCAGTTATTGAACACAAGCAATATCCGAATCGTGAAGCTTTTGATGATGTCATGCATCAACAGCTTTCGGACTGGGATGTAGATCTGGTGGTACTTGCCGGCTTTATGCGAATTTTAAGTGAAAAGTTTGTGAAAGCCTGGGAAGGGAAAATGTTGAACATTCATCCTTCCCTATTGCCTCATTATAAAGGCATGCATACGCATCAACGTGTACTCAATACCGGTGATGTTCTGCATGGCTGTACAGTGCATTATGTTACGGCTGAGCTGGATGCAGGGCAAGCGCTTGCTCAAGGTGTTCTCAAGGTTTCTCACCACGATACGGTAGAAAGCTTGGCAACACGTGTGCATACCCTCGAACATGTGATCTATCCACAAGTTGTAGAATGGATTTGTAGCGGAACGATTCAACATACTGAAGATGGTGTGCTGTATCGAAATGAGAAAATGCAAGCGCCTGTTCAATTCTGCAAGTTTTAA
- a CDS encoding alpha/beta fold hydrolase, protein MKPLIHFAHANGVPSKVYQKLFDGLQDHYDIIYVPLLGPDKRYPVDNHWKSLTQQVIDSIVRQSHGRPVIGLGHSLGSVLTLQAALQRPELFSQMIMLDPPMIMGKEAFALHIAKTLRLKALDKMSPAGLSKRRRDYWDSREQAAELLRPKGFYQDFDADCFQAYIDHALQEDPIRGGVELTIPKRDEVAVFRTNPSLWWLLQVKPKIPVHLVVAEKGPFLARKFPQQVQKKFGIPFTVVDGGHMFPLEQPDQVASLVKQLIQQQSA, encoded by the coding sequence ATGAAACCATTGATTCATTTCGCGCACGCCAATGGCGTGCCATCCAAAGTCTATCAAAAGCTGTTTGATGGATTGCAAGATCATTACGATATTATCTATGTGCCGCTTTTGGGGCCGGATAAACGTTATCCGGTTGATAACCACTGGAAAAGCCTGACCCAGCAAGTGATTGACAGTATTGTGCGCCAGTCACATGGGCGACCTGTCATTGGTCTGGGGCATTCTTTGGGGTCCGTGTTAACTCTGCAAGCGGCTTTGCAGCGTCCGGAACTATTTTCACAAATGATCATGCTGGACCCGCCGATGATTATGGGCAAAGAAGCCTTTGCCTTGCATATTGCCAAGACTTTGCGCTTAAAAGCTTTGGATAAAATGTCTCCGGCCGGTCTGTCCAAACGCCGTCGTGACTATTGGGATTCACGTGAACAGGCAGCGGAATTGTTGCGCCCTAAAGGTTTTTATCAGGATTTTGATGCAGATTGTTTCCAGGCTTATATTGACCATGCCTTGCAGGAGGATCCTATCCGGGGTGGAGTAGAACTCACTATCCCTAAAAGGGATGAGGTCGCAGTCTTTAGAACCAATCCGTCGCTATGGTGGTTGCTTCAGGTAAAACCAAAAATTCCTGTGCATCTGGTCGTTGCCGAGAAAGGTCCATTTCTGGCCCGCAAGTTCCCGCAGCAAGTGCAAAAGAAGTTTGGTATTCCTTTTACCGTAGTCGATGGCGGGCATATGTTCCCATTGGAACAACCTGATCAAGTCGCGAGCTTGGTAAAGCAATTGATTCAGCAACAGTCTGCCTGA
- the sppA gene encoding signal peptide peptidase SppA, whose protein sequence is MSDWPPKPENQIQNTQQPVQPTGPEWKLLEKAVLASVEEQRRARRWGIFFKFLTFAYLLVVILALGKSCSSVSSDASAGAGSHIAVVDIVGTIAADKQSVNSSNTIKSLKKAFENKQSKAVVLNINSPGGSPVQSDEIWQEIQYLKKQHPGKKLYAVIGDTGASGAYYIASAADEIIVNPSSLVGSIGVIMPNYGVTNLLQKLGVEDRTMTSGENKALLSMTQPVDPAQKAHVQGVLDNVHGHFINAVKQGRGNKLKSNDPAIFSGLFWTGDQAVKLGIADRIGSLNTLKRELKTEKALNYTIEYSPFESVLGRMGSSIGDGIASSVAQKLQSENSTTLQ, encoded by the coding sequence ATGTCCGATTGGCCACCAAAACCTGAAAATCAAATACAAAATACGCAACAGCCAGTTCAACCGACTGGTCCGGAATGGAAACTGCTGGAAAAAGCAGTTTTAGCTTCTGTTGAAGAACAGCGCCGTGCGCGCCGTTGGGGGATTTTCTTTAAATTTCTGACTTTTGCTTATCTGCTTGTGGTGATTCTGGCGTTAGGCAAAAGCTGTAGTTCAGTTTCTTCGGATGCTAGTGCTGGTGCGGGTTCTCATATTGCAGTCGTGGATATTGTGGGTACGATTGCAGCCGACAAGCAGAGTGTCAACAGTAGCAATACCATCAAATCATTGAAAAAAGCCTTTGAAAATAAACAAAGCAAAGCAGTGGTACTAAATATCAACTCACCTGGCGGTTCACCGGTACAGTCGGATGAGATCTGGCAGGAAATTCAGTATCTGAAAAAACAGCATCCTGGGAAAAAACTGTATGCCGTGATTGGCGATACGGGGGCTTCAGGTGCTTATTATATTGCTTCAGCCGCGGATGAAATTATTGTCAATCCATCGAGTCTGGTTGGTTCAATTGGGGTAATCATGCCGAATTATGGTGTGACTAATCTATTGCAAAAGTTAGGCGTTGAAGATCGCACCATGACTTCAGGTGAAAATAAAGCTCTGTTGTCTATGACTCAGCCTGTTGATCCTGCACAAAAAGCCCATGTACAGGGTGTGCTAGATAATGTGCATGGTCACTTTATTAATGCAGTGAAACAGGGGCGTGGTAATAAATTGAAATCTAATGATCCTGCCATTTTCTCTGGTTTGTTCTGGACCGGTGATCAGGCGGTGAAATTAGGAATTGCGGATCGTATCGGTAGCTTAAATACTTTGAAACGTGAACTGAAAACTGAAAAAGCGTTGAATTACACCATTGAATATAGTCCATTTGAATCAGTCTTGGGTCGTATGGGTTCATCGATTGGGGATGGAATTGCTTCTTCGGTTGCACAGAAGCTTCAGTCAGAAAATAGCACGACACTGCAATGA